ACGCGCGCAGCGACCAAAAACTACTGGCAGGGCCGCTATAATTGTCAACTAAGCGGCTATCATCGTCGAAAACCCCTTGGGTTGGAGCACCTGACTTAAGCGCGCCATTCGCAATGAAGTATTGAAGATTAGTGCGAAAAGCGCGTTTTGCTTCACCTATCTCTATCGCACTCGATTGTTGATCGACAGCAGCCAACAAGGGCACAGCAGCAGACAAGCGATAACAGGCACTTCGGCCAAACAAGGGCAAACCTTGAGGAGTAAAGAAGTAACGATAACCCGCCACAAAATCACTCATGGCTTGGTGAATAAAGGTCGCGTCGTAGTCAGGATCAATCTGATCGATCCAGTACAGAGAATAGAAAAAGCCCCACACATTGTAATAGTCGTAATTGCCATTCGCGCCGTCACGGAACCAGCCATCACCGACATAAAACTCTTTTATTCTTTGATATTTACTGTGATCAACCCACTCTTTACCGGTTAAATCTTTCAACACGAAACTTACGGTTAAGGTGAAAAGCTGCCAGTTATTATCCAGTGTTTTAAGTGGCGGAATTTGTTCAAACCACGCGGCAATTTGCTGTTGTTGCTGGGTATCCAGTTGCTGCCAAATATGCGCTTTGGTCAGCCAGAGGGTTAACGCTAAATCTGCACTTTCACAAATTCGCTGATCATAGTCGTGCAATGTGCCCCAGTAGCCTTTATGACTCGGATCCGTTCCTGCTAGCAATGCTGTGCGGATAATGTTTACCACATCAATCGACTTACCATTTAAACCTTGTAAAGGCGTGTACTCGCCCTCTTGACTATGAAGCCAAGTCGCCAAGGTTGGAAGCACGCGGCTAACGCCTTCGATAGCATCTGTACGCGCGGTCTGTTGGCTCGGCCGACCGGGGTAATAGGCGTGGGTATAATCCCATACTGCATAATGTTCAAAGGCTTCCGCAGTATAAGCCACCAAGGCTTCGCATTGCGCTTTCAGTGACGCGCCATCGTTACTGAACAACTTACGAATGGTTTCATCATGCTGCTGATAGGCCGACTTGCGATGACACAAGCGCACGATGTTTTCCTTAAATAGCTTGAAATACATGGCCGCATCAGGGTGTTCATAGGGGATGGTTGGCCGCGGCGTCGCAGCAATAGTCTTAGGCATGGGATGTCTCTTTACAGGTAGAAGCAGATAAAGAAAGGCCTCCGAAGAGGCCTAATTACACGTTACTTGGCAGAATCAGTCAGAATTTGGTAGCGATCTTGCCCCCAAGCGATTGGTGCTGGCTTGGTTTTAATCCAATCGTAAAAAGCCATTTTCAGCTCTTTCATTTTTTCTGGGTATTGCTTAGCGAGGTTTTTCGACTCAGCAGGATCTTTGGCATAGTTGTAAAGCTCGTACTCACCTTTGCCATCATCGTAATAATGCAAAGACCAGTTCTGATCTTTAATCGCCCACTCCCCTTTTGAATGCTTTTCAATGTAAGGGCTTGGAATGAATTCATTGGTCTCGTAAGTGATCCATTTCCAGTAGTTACTCCAAAAATCAGCATTACTTGAATCGTAGTGAAGTGCGCGTGGACCCGCCCAGTACAAGTAAGGGTGCGGTTGCTCAGCCTTGCCTTTTAGCAAGGGCATAATGTCTTTACCGTCCACTTTCATTTCTGTTGGGATCTTAATACCTGCAGCCGCCAGTGCGGTTGGCAGAATATCCATTGCAGAAATCATCGTATTATCTGAACGGCCTTCTGGAAGATGACCTTTCCAGTGGGCAATAAACGGAACATGTACCCCGCCACGGTAACGCTGGCCTTTAAATGCGCGATCCATGCCGTTCATTGGCATAGGTGATTCATGCACGGCGCCGTTATCTGAAAGGAAGAAGATCAGGGTGTTCTCGTACTCACCCATTTCTTTCAATTTAGCGATGATTTTGCCGATTCCTTCATCCGACGCATTCACGTGGGCATAGTACTTATCGACTTCAAGATTACCGGTATTAAAGCGCTCCATGAACTTAGCAGGTGCCGGCTGTTCTAGCGGAATATGTGGCACGCTGTAAGCTAAGTTGATGAAGAAAGGCTGCTTTTCTTTATCCGCTTTTTCAATAAACTGGATCGCCTCATTGGTCAGGTTATAAGTGAGGTAACCTGGCGCTGGCGCACTCTTTCCATTACGGAATACGGTCGGTGAATTATATAACGCAGCGCCTGACACATAGTAGCTGTAGGAATAATCGAAGCCACGCTCTTCAGGGCCGTAGCCTGGTTCAGCAAGCGAGATTTGATTATCGTGGTAATCACGACTTTGTTCATCTTTAGGTATGAACTCTTTGCGGACTTTGGCGTTGTGGTACTTACCAATATTGGCCGTTGCATAACCGTTTTCATTCATTAATGCAGGCAGCAGTTTGATATCAAGCGGGATCCCCAGCTTGGCATCATCATTACTGTAGGTACCAAAACTATGAGGGAAACGGCCTGTCATCATACCTGCACGAGAAGGGCCACAAACAGGGGTTGCAACGTAGGCATTCGTCATCCGCACGCCTTCATTGGCTAGCTGGGTGATGTTTGGCATCGAGCGCTTCGCCGCATCATAAAGCTGGTCAAAATCGCCGTCGTAGCGCGCGGGTACCGGACGCTTAACCAATTCATCTTTATTTATATTATCTAGGGCAAAGTCCAATTGCGCAGACCCAAGATCATCCATCACAATCAATAACACATTGGGTTGTTCCACTTTTTCTGCCGCCTGACTCAGGGTCGGGGTAACAGCACAAGCAGCCGCAACAAAACCAGCCAGTATGGTTTTTTTCGGCAGTAACAGATTCATTCTCTACTCCTTTATTTGAGGGTTAACTGTTGATTTGAAACCGAGTAAAACTAACGAGGTTGCTCGCTATGCTTTAAATTCTTGAGAGTCGCCATTACGCTTGCGGCAACACCACCACGCTGAATTTCTTGAGTCATTAAGTGCATGGCTGGCGCTGTATGGTGGAAAATGCGTTGATAAGAAGCGCACAGATA
The nucleotide sequence above comes from Photobacterium swingsii. Encoded proteins:
- a CDS encoding DUF2264 domain-containing protein; amino-acid sequence: MPKTIAATPRPTIPYEHPDAAMYFKLFKENIVRLCHRKSAYQQHDETIRKLFSNDGASLKAQCEALVAYTAEAFEHYAVWDYTHAYYPGRPSQQTARTDAIEGVSRVLPTLATWLHSQEGEYTPLQGLNGKSIDVVNIIRTALLAGTDPSHKGYWGTLHDYDQRICESADLALTLWLTKAHIWQQLDTQQQQQIAAWFEQIPPLKTLDNNWQLFTLTVSFVLKDLTGKEWVDHSKYQRIKEFYVGDGWFRDGANGNYDYYNVWGFFYSLYWIDQIDPDYDATFIHQAMSDFVAGYRYFFTPQGLPLFGRSACYRLSAAVPLLAAVDQQSSAIEIGEAKRAFRTNLQYFIANGALKSGAPTQGVFDDDSRLVDNYSGPASSFWSLRALNIALYVGGRTGLWQAQELPLEIEKGDFDFQIPAIDAHVIGTFKTKEVTVLFLSDYTQEQTPLSRRLLRQNLADKALEVVSGRALRPKNNLLRKGITCYTSKMSHFF
- a CDS encoding sulfatase family protein, which codes for MNLLLPKKTILAGFVAAACAVTPTLSQAAEKVEQPNVLLIVMDDLGSAQLDFALDNINKDELVKRPVPARYDGDFDQLYDAAKRSMPNITQLANEGVRMTNAYVATPVCGPSRAGMMTGRFPHSFGTYSNDDAKLGIPLDIKLLPALMNENGYATANIGKYHNAKVRKEFIPKDEQSRDYHDNQISLAEPGYGPEERGFDYSYSYYVSGAALYNSPTVFRNGKSAPAPGYLTYNLTNEAIQFIEKADKEKQPFFINLAYSVPHIPLEQPAPAKFMERFNTGNLEVDKYYAHVNASDEGIGKIIAKLKEMGEYENTLIFFLSDNGAVHESPMPMNGMDRAFKGQRYRGGVHVPFIAHWKGHLPEGRSDNTMISAMDILPTALAAAGIKIPTEMKVDGKDIMPLLKGKAEQPHPYLYWAGPRALHYDSSNADFWSNYWKWITYETNEFIPSPYIEKHSKGEWAIKDQNWSLHYYDDGKGEYELYNYAKDPAESKNLAKQYPEKMKELKMAFYDWIKTKPAPIAWGQDRYQILTDSAK